The following are encoded in a window of Haloarcula halophila genomic DNA:
- the uvrA gene encoding excinuclease ABC subunit UvrA, whose translation MSKDVIEVRGAEEHNLKDVDVEIPREELTVVTGLSGSGKSSLAFETVYAEGQRRYIESLSAYARNFLGQMDKPQVENVEGLSPAISIDQKNAANNPRSTVGTVTELHDYLRLLYARVGVPHCPECGREVGEQSAQNMVSRILDLPEGTRLKLCAPVVRDQKGAFEDLFDDLVSEGYSRVEVDGEEYDLTLDRPDLDENYDHTVDVVVDRVKVSADARSRITDSVETALEEADGTLKVVVPDPPEGAAEALGGSTARSTGALGDAEDEATAAESDDRLVVELSEDLACTHCGIDISEIETRSFSFNSPHGACPECEGLGETKEVSEELVITDPGKPLKHVFEPWSYDRTYYSRQLDNVADHFGVSLETPFEELDESIQRQFLYGTDDVVHFEWRTKNGTREKTERFEGVIPNLERRHVETDSDRAREHIEEFMATTTCPACEGTRLKAESRAVLVDGTSITAVNRMSIGDALAHFEEMEATLSARDTKIAAEILKEIRARLGFMQEVGLEYLTLDREAATLSGGESQRIRLATQIGSGLVGVLYVLDEPSIGLHQRDNDRLLNTLEELRDLGNTLLVVEHDTETMRRADNVIDMGPGPGKQGGEIVVNGPQEELMAAEASITGDYLAGERQIPVPDERRESDSALTVRGARQHNLADLDVEFPLGTFTAITGVSGSGKSTLMHDVLYKGLVRRMNDTDVNPGEHDAIEGIDRIETVRLIDQSPIGRTPRSNPATYTNVFDHIRELFAETNLSKQRGYEKGRFSFNVKGGRCEGCGGQGTVTIDMNFLSDVEVPCEECGGARYNDETLDVEYKGATIADVLEMTVDEAYDFFESHSGIRRRLELLKDVGLGYMKLGQPSTTLSGGEAQRIKLAEELGKKDSGETLYLLDEPTTGLHPADERKLIDVLHRLTDDGNTVVVIEHELDLVKNADYIVDLGPEGGEHGGRLVAEGTPEAVARTEESHTGRYLRDLLPGVDLEGPRADRDADEVAAKADDD comes from the coding sequence ATGAGCAAGGACGTCATCGAGGTCCGCGGTGCCGAGGAGCACAACCTCAAGGACGTCGACGTGGAGATCCCCCGCGAGGAACTCACCGTCGTCACGGGGTTGTCGGGGTCGGGCAAGTCCTCTCTGGCATTCGAGACAGTGTACGCCGAGGGGCAACGCCGCTACATCGAGTCGCTGTCGGCCTACGCCCGGAACTTCCTGGGGCAGATGGACAAACCCCAGGTCGAGAACGTCGAGGGACTGTCCCCGGCGATCTCGATCGACCAGAAGAACGCCGCCAACAACCCCCGGTCGACGGTCGGGACCGTCACGGAACTTCACGACTACCTCCGCCTGCTGTACGCCCGCGTCGGGGTCCCTCACTGTCCGGAGTGTGGCCGCGAGGTCGGCGAGCAGTCCGCCCAGAACATGGTCTCGCGTATCCTCGATCTCCCCGAGGGGACGCGACTGAAACTCTGTGCGCCGGTCGTCCGGGACCAGAAGGGCGCCTTCGAGGACCTGTTCGACGACCTCGTGAGCGAGGGGTACTCCCGGGTGGAGGTCGACGGGGAGGAGTACGACCTGACGCTGGATCGGCCCGACTTAGACGAAAACTACGATCACACCGTCGACGTGGTCGTCGACCGCGTGAAAGTCTCTGCGGACGCTCGGTCGCGGATCACCGACTCCGTGGAGACGGCTCTGGAGGAGGCCGACGGGACGCTGAAAGTCGTCGTCCCGGACCCACCCGAGGGTGCCGCCGAGGCGCTGGGCGGGTCGACGGCGCGGTCGACAGGCGCCCTCGGGGACGCCGAGGACGAGGCGACGGCAGCCGAAAGCGACGACCGCCTCGTCGTCGAACTCTCTGAAGACCTCGCCTGCACCCACTGTGGGATCGACATCTCCGAGATCGAGACCCGCTCCTTCTCGTTCAACTCGCCTCACGGCGCCTGTCCGGAGTGTGAGGGGCTTGGCGAGACGAAAGAGGTCAGCGAGGAGCTGGTGATCACCGACCCCGGCAAGCCACTCAAGCACGTCTTCGAGCCCTGGAGCTACGACCGGACCTACTACTCCCGACAACTGGACAACGTCGCCGACCACTTCGGCGTCTCCCTGGAGACCCCCTTCGAAGAACTGGACGAGTCCATCCAGCGGCAGTTCCTCTACGGCACCGACGACGTGGTCCACTTCGAGTGGCGGACGAAGAACGGCACCCGCGAGAAGACCGAGCGCTTCGAGGGCGTGATCCCGAACCTCGAACGCCGGCACGTCGAGACCGACTCCGACCGCGCCCGCGAGCACATCGAGGAGTTCATGGCGACGACGACGTGTCCGGCCTGCGAGGGGACCCGACTGAAAGCCGAGTCCCGCGCGGTGCTGGTCGACGGGACCTCGATCACCGCGGTCAACCGGATGTCCATCGGCGACGCCCTGGCCCACTTCGAGGAGATGGAGGCGACCCTCTCGGCCCGTGACACCAAGATCGCCGCGGAGATCCTGAAGGAGATCCGCGCCCGCCTGGGGTTCATGCAGGAGGTCGGCCTGGAGTATCTCACGCTGGACCGCGAAGCGGCGACCCTCTCTGGCGGGGAGAGCCAGCGCATCCGGCTGGCCACCCAGATCGGGTCCGGACTCGTGGGCGTGCTGTACGTCCTCGACGAGCCCTCGATCGGGCTCCACCAGCGGGACAACGACCGGTTGCTCAACACCCTCGAAGAACTGCGTGACCTCGGGAACACGCTGCTCGTGGTCGAACACGACACCGAGACGATGCGCCGGGCCGACAACGTCATCGACATGGGTCCCGGCCCGGGCAAACAGGGCGGAGAGATCGTCGTCAACGGGCCACAGGAGGAACTGATGGCCGCCGAGGCGTCGATCACGGGCGACTACCTGGCCGGCGAGCGACAGATCCCGGTGCCCGACGAGCGCCGCGAGTCCGACAGCGCTCTCACGGTCCGGGGAGCGCGTCAGCACAACCTCGCGGATCTGGACGTCGAGTTCCCGCTGGGGACGTTCACCGCCATCACCGGCGTCTCCGGTTCCGGGAAGTCGACGCTGATGCACGACGTGCTGTACAAGGGACTCGTCCGCCGGATGAACGACACCGACGTCAACCCCGGCGAACACGACGCCATCGAGGGGATCGACCGGATCGAGACGGTCCGGCTGATCGACCAGTCCCCGATCGGCCGTACGCCCCGCTCGAACCCCGCGACCTACACGAACGTCTTCGACCACATCCGGGAGCTGTTCGCCGAGACCAACCTCTCGAAACAGCGGGGCTACGAGAAAGGACGGTTCTCCTTCAACGTCAAGGGCGGCCGCTGTGAGGGCTGTGGCGGCCAGGGAACGGTCACCATCGACATGAACTTCCTCTCGGACGTCGAGGTTCCCTGCGAGGAGTGTGGCGGCGCCCGCTACAACGACGAGACGCTGGATGTCGAGTACAAGGGCGCGACCATCGCCGACGTGCTGGAGATGACCGTCGACGAGGCCTACGACTTCTTCGAGAGCCACAGCGGCATCCGCCGCCGGCTGGAACTGTTGAAGGACGTGGGGCTGGGCTACATGAAACTCGGCCAGCCGTCGACGACGCTCTCCGGGGGCGAGGCCCAGCGGATCAAACTCGCCGAGGAACTGGGGAAGAAAGACTCCGGCGAGACGCTGTATCTGCTTGACGAACCCACGACCGGGCTCCACCCCGCCGACGAGCGGAAACTCATCGACGTCCTCCACCGCCTGACCGACGACGGCAACACCGTGGTCGTCATCGAACACGAACTCGACCTCGTGAAAAACGCCGACTACATCGTCGATCTCGGGCCGGAGGGCGGCGAACACGGTGGTCGACTGGTCGCCGAGGGGACGCCCGAGGCGGTCGCTCGGACCGAGGAGTCACACACCGGCCGGTACCTCCGTGATCTGTTGCCCGGCGTCGACCTGGAGGGGCCACGCGCCGACCGGGACGCAGACGAGGTCGCCGCGAAAGCGGACGACGACTGA
- a CDS encoding S9 family peptidase — translation MPDSDTDDVLEELASLPTLAHPTASPDGSEVAFYYDRSGRNELHVLDVETGEHTQWSDGEVPRNARWFVEWDADGDRVFFHLDDDGNEQNDIYAIDRDGAVEPIVEFDGQTVLADVGENGETLLVGSTRDGQMNLYSHDLASGETTKLTDHDRAARGGLLSPAGDRIAYATNESDDFGNLDVYVANADGSAARTLELGETGSEATPVDWGPDGERLLVSDNSADLTRSGVYDLRTDEVTWFGGDSEESPALFMPDGRRFLAVRTREAAKMPVVYDVESGESRELDLPEGVAGFGLAGDAVLGEDRVLLTHTTPTRRPDLLAYDLSTDGTETLVAAEYGPFSPEDFADAEYRTFDSDGVPETPQAAVDHDPYDTLEIGALLYDSGQRPSPLVVNPHGGPRGMDHKAFDLYTQFLVQQGYSVLQVNYRGSTGRGRSFVRELYDDWGGAEQGDIATGAESVLAEYDWLDGDRVAVFGGSYGGYSAYWQLVQYPHLYDAGVAWIGLTDLEEMYETTMPHYRTELLEKNIGTPEENGDLYRERSPIRYVENLSAPLFVLHGVNDRRVPVSQARLFRDALDDFGYTEGPGSESPPGDGEAVEAGDYEYTELGKEGHASSDIDQKIRLFRLLADFLDRRLGTEPVVAED, via the coding sequence ATGCCCGACTCCGACACCGACGACGTGCTGGAGGAACTGGCGAGTCTCCCGACGCTGGCACACCCGACGGCCTCCCCGGACGGGAGCGAAGTCGCCTTCTACTACGACAGAAGCGGCCGCAACGAACTGCACGTACTCGACGTCGAGACGGGCGAACACACCCAGTGGAGCGACGGCGAGGTCCCGCGGAACGCCCGCTGGTTCGTCGAGTGGGACGCCGACGGCGACCGCGTGTTCTTCCACCTCGACGACGACGGCAACGAACAGAACGACATCTACGCGATCGACCGGGACGGCGCGGTCGAGCCGATCGTCGAGTTCGACGGCCAGACCGTCCTCGCGGACGTCGGCGAGAACGGGGAGACGCTGCTCGTCGGGTCGACGCGGGACGGCCAGATGAACCTCTACAGCCACGACCTCGCGAGCGGTGAGACGACGAAACTCACCGATCACGACCGGGCGGCCCGCGGCGGGCTGCTCTCGCCGGCGGGCGACCGCATCGCCTACGCCACCAACGAATCCGACGACTTCGGCAACCTGGACGTCTACGTCGCGAACGCCGACGGCTCCGCTGCCCGGACCCTCGAACTCGGGGAGACGGGGTCGGAGGCGACGCCGGTCGACTGGGGACCCGACGGCGAACGCCTGCTCGTCTCGGACAACAGCGCCGATCTGACCCGCAGCGGCGTCTACGACCTCCGGACAGACGAGGTGACCTGGTTCGGCGGCGACAGCGAGGAGTCCCCGGCGTTGTTCATGCCCGACGGCCGGCGGTTCCTGGCGGTCCGGACCCGCGAGGCCGCCAAGATGCCCGTCGTCTACGACGTCGAGAGCGGCGAGTCCCGCGAACTGGACCTTCCCGAGGGAGTCGCCGGCTTCGGACTGGCCGGCGACGCCGTGCTGGGCGAGGACCGGGTCCTGCTGACCCACACGACGCCGACCCGCCGACCGGACCTGCTTGCCTACGACCTCTCGACCGACGGGACGGAGACGCTGGTCGCCGCCGAGTACGGCCCGTTCTCCCCCGAGGACTTCGCCGACGCCGAGTACCGCACGTTCGACTCCGACGGCGTCCCCGAGACGCCACAGGCCGCCGTCGACCACGATCCCTACGACACGCTGGAGATCGGCGCGTTGCTGTACGACTCCGGCCAACGACCGTCGCCGCTGGTCGTCAACCCCCACGGCGGTCCCCGCGGGATGGACCACAAGGCCTTCGATCTGTACACCCAGTTTCTCGTCCAGCAGGGGTACTCGGTCCTGCAGGTGAACTACCGGGGCTCGACGGGCCGGGGCCGCTCGTTCGTCCGTGAGTTGTACGACGACTGGGGCGGCGCCGAACAGGGGGACATCGCGACCGGCGCCGAGTCCGTCCTCGCAGAGTACGACTGGCTCGACGGGGACCGGGTGGCCGTCTTCGGGGGCTCCTACGGTGGCTACTCGGCGTACTGGCAGTTGGTCCAGTACCCGCACCTGTACGACGCTGGCGTCGCCTGGATCGGGCTGACCGACCTCGAAGAGATGTACGAGACGACGATGCCCCACTACCGGACCGAGTTACTGGAGAAGAACATCGGGACGCCCGAGGAGAACGGCGACCTCTACCGGGAGCGGTCGCCCATCCGGTACGTCGAGAACCTCTCGGCGCCGCTGTTCGTGCTCCACGGCGTCAACGACCGCCGGGTTCCCGTCTCGCAGGCCCGTCTGTTCCGGGACGCACTGGACGACTTCGGGTACACCGAGGGGCCGGGGTCGGAGAGCCCGCCGGGAGACGGAGAGGCCGTCGAGGCAGGCGACTACGAGTACACCGAACTCGGGAAGGAGGGCCACGCCTCCTCGGATATCGACCAGAAGATCCGGCTGTTCCGCCTGCTCGCGGACTTCCTCGACCGGCGGCTCGGTACCGAACCCGTCGTCGCCGAGGACTGA
- a CDS encoding WD40/YVTN/BNR-like repeat-containing protein, which produces MDTAYAALSDRVLVGSGDAWKDRLVNHDVECLGAHSDAPERAFVGTVDAGLQYTTDRGGSWSTALDAGDRVTAVTVDPQDPDVVWAGTEPSAVYRSGDGGERWTERDGLTDLESASRWSFPPRPHTHHVRWLAVAPDDPDRLYVAVEAGAFVRSPDGGRTWLDHPDGARRDIHMLATHPDAPDRVYTAAGDGYARSDDRGETWTHPQDGLSHRYVWSVAVHPDDPETVVVSAASGPRSAHSTGGESYVYRSAGDGWERAMDGLPGPDGLARPVLARDETAVYALTNHGLFRSESGAEWRRVGEWHPDYNQVPRGLVVV; this is translated from the coding sequence ATGGACACCGCCTACGCCGCGCTCTCCGATCGCGTCCTCGTCGGTAGCGGCGACGCCTGGAAGGACCGTCTGGTGAACCACGACGTCGAGTGTCTCGGTGCCCACTCCGACGCGCCCGAGCGAGCGTTCGTCGGGACGGTCGACGCCGGCCTCCAGTACACGACCGACCGCGGGGGCTCCTGGAGCACGGCACTGGATGCCGGCGACCGCGTGACCGCGGTCACTGTCGACCCGCAGGACCCCGACGTGGTGTGGGCGGGAACGGAGCCAAGCGCCGTCTACCGGTCGGGCGACGGCGGCGAGCGCTGGACCGAACGTGACGGACTGACCGACCTGGAGTCGGCCTCCCGATGGTCGTTCCCGCCCCGCCCCCACACCCACCACGTCCGCTGGCTCGCCGTCGCACCCGACGACCCCGACCGCCTCTACGTCGCCGTCGAGGCCGGCGCCTTCGTCCGGAGTCCCGACGGCGGCCGGACCTGGCTCGACCACCCCGACGGCGCCCGCCGAGACATCCACATGCTTGCGACCCACCCGGACGCCCCGGATCGGGTCTACACCGCTGCCGGCGACGGCTACGCCCGTTCTGACGATCGAGGCGAGACGTGGACTCACCCCCAGGACGGCCTCTCCCATCGCTACGTCTGGAGCGTCGCCGTCCATCCGGACGACCCGGAGACGGTCGTCGTCTCGGCGGCCAGCGGCCCGCGGTCGGCCCACTCGACGGGCGGGGAGAGCTACGTCTATCGCTCGGCCGGCGACGGGTGGGAGCGTGCGATGGACGGCCTCCCCGGTCCGGACGGACTGGCCCGGCCGGTGCTCGCCCGGGACGAAACGGCCGTCTACGCGCTGACGAACCACGGACTGTTCCGGTCGGAAAGCGGGGCCGAGTGGCGCCGTGTCGGGGAGTGGCATCCCGACTACAACCAGGTGCCACGCGGGCTGGTGGTCGTCTGA
- a CDS encoding AAA family ATPase, with protein MEVPQARSECDQVLQTVSSSVVADDEFLETVLTAVLARGHVLIEDVPGTGKTLTARSFASALGLSFSRVQFTPDLLPADITGTQLYRESDDAFEFSEGPVFANFVLADEINRAPPKTQAALLEAMAERQVTVDGETHPLPEPFVVVATQNPVESEGVFPLPAAQRDRFLIKTSIGYPDPTAERGLLRQRTRRDEQTPSVRTVLDPERVRSLQAVPETVTVHDDVVGYITDIAQATRDDTRVEVGVSPRGTQRLLEATRARAVVDGRAFVRPVDVTTVAEPVLAHRLSLTADASVDGTTAAAVVAATLDGVPAPTVSPPEERVPTEG; from the coding sequence ATGGAAGTTCCGCAAGCCCGCTCTGAATGCGACCAGGTCCTCCAGACCGTCTCGTCGTCGGTCGTCGCCGACGACGAGTTCCTCGAAACAGTACTGACAGCCGTCCTCGCAAGGGGGCACGTTCTCATCGAAGACGTCCCCGGGACCGGGAAGACGCTGACCGCGCGCAGCTTCGCGTCGGCGCTCGGCCTCTCGTTCTCGCGGGTCCAGTTCACTCCCGACCTCCTGCCGGCCGACATCACCGGGACACAGCTGTACCGCGAGAGCGACGACGCCTTCGAGTTCAGCGAGGGACCGGTATTCGCCAACTTCGTGCTGGCCGACGAGATCAACCGGGCACCGCCGAAGACCCAGGCGGCACTGCTGGAGGCGATGGCCGAACGCCAGGTGACCGTCGACGGCGAGACCCACCCCCTGCCCGAACCGTTCGTCGTCGTCGCGACCCAGAACCCCGTCGAGAGCGAGGGCGTGTTCCCCCTGCCCGCGGCACAGCGCGACCGGTTCCTGATCAAGACGAGTATCGGCTACCCGGACCCGACCGCCGAGCGAGGGCTGTTGCGCCAGCGGACCCGCCGGGACGAGCAGACGCCGTCGGTACGGACGGTGCTCGATCCCGAACGTGTTCGATCGCTCCAGGCAGTTCCAGAGACCGTCACCGTCCACGACGACGTCGTCGGATACATCACCGACATCGCGCAGGCGACTCGTGACGACACGCGCGTCGAAGTCGGGGTCTCGCCCCGCGGGACACAGCGGTTGCTCGAAGCCACGCGGGCGCGAGCCGTCGTCGACGGCAGGGCCTTCGTCCGGCCGGTCGACGTCACCACGGTCGCCGAACCGGTCCTCGCACACCGGCTCTCCCTGACCGCGGACGCGTCGGTCGACGGGACGACGGCGGCGGCGGTCGTCGCGGCAACCCTCGACGGCGTCCCGGCGCCGACGGTCTCACCACCGGAGGAGCGGGTGCCGACGGAGGGGTGA
- a CDS encoding DUF4129 domain-containing protein produces the protein MQRLVPLALASLAVLALGLVAASVDTVSTEPTVESTTTPPERTVGSGGAGAVTPESNGSQSQRTVAQPARTTATAAADARGEPPLWQVVAGLGLFLLGSLLALYGLTGGDESESTEDEERPPEPTVPDPDRVTLSGDVPATNDVYRAWRALCAQVEAGDAGDTPAEVATAAVAAGYPEPPVSALTESFCAVRYGEACPTERRERRARELADRLGFPPIEGGDA, from the coding sequence GTGCAGCGACTCGTCCCGCTCGCGCTCGCGTCGCTAGCCGTCCTCGCGCTGGGCCTGGTCGCCGCGTCCGTCGACACCGTCTCGACCGAACCGACGGTCGAATCGACCACGACACCGCCGGAGCGAACCGTCGGGAGCGGGGGAGCCGGGGCGGTCACTCCGGAATCCAACGGGAGTCAGTCACAGCGGACTGTGGCTCAACCCGCCAGGACCACCGCGACGGCGGCCGCCGACGCCCGTGGGGAACCGCCGCTCTGGCAGGTCGTCGCCGGGCTCGGGCTGTTCCTCCTTGGCAGCCTCCTCGCCCTGTACGGCCTGACCGGCGGTGACGAGAGTGAATCGACGGAAGACGAGGAGCGACCACCGGAACCGACCGTCCCCGATCCCGACCGCGTGACCCTATCCGGTGACGTGCCCGCGACGAACGACGTCTACCGCGCGTGGCGGGCGTTGTGTGCGCAGGTCGAGGCCGGAGACGCGGGCGACACGCCGGCCGAGGTCGCGACGGCGGCGGTCGCCGCCGGCTACCCGGAACCGCCGGTCAGCGCACTCACCGAGTCGTTCTGTGCCGTCAGGTACGGCGAGGCCTGTCCGACGGAGCGCCGGGAGCGGCGAGCCCGTGAACTGGCCGATCGGCTCGGATTCCCGCCGATAGAGGGGGGAGACGCGTGA
- a CDS encoding DUF7269 family protein, whose protein sequence is MTDRNRKTVLVGVLAAASGLTLVLVPGGTLLPRVVATLATIAVGLAAVLLAADRLFGGDDPSVTLPTPETRPAYSVPGTELRELLDAVGLVGRRRLADDAVESDGATPRERLRARLQRLGEDVLSRVEGLPRGAASERLRRGDWTDDPAASAFFAGDLCPPLSRWAFLPGREGELPIVERACHAVTALADRADDGTPRPDARLEPPATASGGTDWPPDDLPRERTTGRTRRVVVAVLLASAVGTVLGYPGTVLTATLGVSLAGAAKVWSPTVDLAVSRSLDATTPAPGEAVTVTVTVENVGTTTLPDIRLIDGVPTGLTVADGHPRFTTALRPGRARTVSYTVRAVPGRHTFDPATVVVGDVAGATETVTTVGAADGPTELHCGFGKQDGKSVERRSQVTLDAGQQVADASGSGVEFDTLREYRPGDPPARIDWHHRAKTGDLATVEFREPRLARVAVVVDTRPAAYVAASPGGVPAPRHAAVAADAVVGRLLADGVPVGLATTAGDCWRPPQAGDEQRAALRTLLAGGDAVPWRPVTASATGEDVASSLAARLDPDVQVLFVSPMCDDESVDLARRLELAGHDTTVVSPDCTGAATVEGTYGRLVRRQRLSTLRGHDIPVTDWDPADELGEVCARVATV, encoded by the coding sequence GTGACCGACCGGAATCGGAAAACTGTCCTCGTCGGCGTCCTCGCGGCAGCGAGCGGACTCACGCTGGTACTGGTTCCGGGCGGGACACTGCTGCCGCGGGTCGTGGCGACGTTGGCGACCATCGCTGTCGGGCTCGCAGCGGTTCTCCTCGCGGCCGACCGCCTGTTCGGGGGCGACGACCCGTCGGTGACGCTCCCGACCCCGGAGACGCGGCCGGCCTACAGCGTCCCGGGCACCGAACTCCGAGAGCTCCTAGACGCCGTGGGTCTGGTCGGCCGGCGGCGACTCGCCGATGACGCCGTCGAATCCGACGGTGCGACGCCGCGCGAACGGCTCCGGGCACGGCTCCAGCGCCTCGGCGAGGACGTACTGTCCCGGGTCGAGGGACTCCCTCGGGGGGCTGCGAGCGAGCGGCTACGACGGGGGGACTGGACCGACGACCCAGCCGCGAGCGCGTTCTTCGCCGGCGACCTCTGTCCGCCGCTGTCCCGCTGGGCGTTCCTCCCGGGTCGAGAGGGCGAACTACCGATAGTCGAGCGGGCGTGCCACGCCGTCACGGCCCTCGCCGATCGGGCCGACGACGGGACCCCCCGGCCGGACGCGCGACTCGAGCCACCGGCCACCGCGAGCGGGGGTACCGATTGGCCGCCCGACGACCTGCCACGGGAGCGGACGACCGGACGGACCAGACGTGTCGTGGTGGCGGTCCTGCTCGCCAGCGCGGTCGGGACCGTCCTCGGTTATCCGGGGACCGTCCTGACCGCGACCCTCGGCGTGTCGCTGGCCGGGGCAGCGAAGGTGTGGTCGCCGACGGTCGATCTAGCGGTGTCACGCTCTCTCGACGCGACGACACCGGCTCCGGGTGAGGCGGTGACGGTCACGGTCACGGTCGAGAACGTCGGCACGACGACCCTGCCCGACATCCGGCTGATCGACGGGGTCCCGACCGGGCTGACGGTCGCCGACGGCCACCCCCGGTTCACGACGGCGCTGCGTCCGGGACGGGCCAGGACGGTCTCGTACACGGTCAGGGCCGTCCCGGGACGACACACGTTCGACCCGGCGACTGTCGTCGTCGGCGACGTTGCCGGTGCGACGGAGACGGTGACCACCGTCGGGGCCGCCGACGGCCCGACGGAACTCCACTGTGGCTTCGGGAAACAGGACGGGAAGTCGGTCGAGCGACGGTCACAGGTCACACTCGACGCCGGCCAGCAGGTTGCCGACGCCAGCGGTTCGGGCGTGGAGTTCGACACGCTCCGGGAGTACCGCCCCGGCGATCCGCCGGCCCGCATCGACTGGCACCACCGGGCAAAGACCGGCGACCTCGCGACGGTGGAGTTCCGCGAGCCGCGACTGGCACGCGTCGCCGTCGTCGTCGACACGCGTCCGGCGGCGTACGTCGCGGCGAGCCCCGGCGGCGTCCCAGCACCCCGCCACGCCGCCGTCGCCGCGGACGCGGTGGTCGGCCGCCTGCTCGCCGATGGTGTCCCGGTCGGGCTGGCGACGACAGCAGGGGACTGCTGGCGGCCACCACAGGCGGGAGACGAACAGCGGGCGGCGTTACGGACGCTGCTGGCCGGCGGGGACGCCGTCCCCTGGCGGCCGGTGACAGCGTCTGCGACAGGCGAGGATGTCGCGTCGAGCCTCGCCGCGCGACTCGATCCGGACGTACAGGTGCTGTTCGTCTCGCCGATGTGTGACGACGAAAGCGTCGACCTGGCGCGTCGCTTGGAACTGGCCGGGCACGACACCACGGTCGTCAGTCCGGACTGTACCGGCGCGGCCACAGTCGAAGGGACGTACGGTCGCCTCGTTCGCCGACAGCGACTCTCCACGCTCCGTGGTCACGACATCCCGGTGACGGACTGGGACCCGGCGGACGAACTCGGGGAGGTGTGTGCGCGTGTCGCCACCGTCTGA
- a CDS encoding DUF7519 family protein — translation MSPPSDSPDRNGTPPRFSVGLSALATLVVLALAAPAPAPLGVGLLGALLGAVGVVRDRDGLLTLGAVGLFGAVLLARTAGRSPVWLLAASVPVVLAWVTARHACRLGRQMGRSVPTLRVELVHAVSTLAVLVGGGGVGYLTYRSAVTSTSPLAVGLLLLAAVAFTVALR, via the coding sequence GTGTCGCCACCGTCTGACTCCCCGGACCGGAACGGCACGCCGCCGCGGTTCAGCGTCGGTCTCAGCGCCCTCGCCACCCTCGTCGTGCTGGCGCTCGCTGCGCCGGCCCCCGCGCCGCTCGGTGTCGGGTTGCTCGGCGCGCTGTTGGGAGCGGTCGGCGTCGTCCGGGACCGGGACGGCCTTCTGACTCTCGGGGCTGTTGGGCTCTTCGGCGCTGTCCTCCTTGCTAGGACCGCCGGGCGGTCGCCAGTCTGGCTGCTCGCTGCCTCGGTCCCTGTCGTTCTCGCCTGGGTCACCGCCAGACACGCCTGTCGACTGGGGCGACAGATGGGGCGTAGCGTCCCGACCTTGCGCGTGGAACTCGTCCACGCCGTCTCGACGCTGGCGGTCCTGGTCGGTGGCGGTGGCGTCGGCTATCTCACATACCGGTCCGCGGTGACGAGCACGTCTCCCCTCGCAGTCGGGTTGTTGCTCCTCGCTGCCGTCGCCTTCACCGTCGCGCTTCGATGA
- a CDS encoding DUF5518 domain-containing protein, with protein sequence MTRIGPLHELNDTWRYALLGGVLSAPFTLASYWQSGSEMSLSAVFFAAIVVGYLAKQRGLESSPVGLRTGVVGSVPALWIVWDLLTAATALSGSAWFVVGGSLAVALFTLMFLGLVVSFSALFGALGGRLGGWIAERSGGGRRPAASH encoded by the coding sequence GTGACCCGAATCGGTCCCCTCCACGAGTTGAACGACACCTGGCGATACGCCCTTCTCGGCGGTGTCCTCTCGGCACCGTTCACCCTCGCCAGCTACTGGCAGTCCGGCTCCGAGATGTCGCTGAGTGCAGTGTTCTTCGCGGCGATCGTCGTCGGCTACCTCGCGAAACAACGCGGCCTCGAGAGCAGCCCCGTCGGCCTCCGAACCGGCGTCGTCGGGTCGGTCCCGGCGCTGTGGATCGTCTGGGATCTCCTGACGGCCGCGACCGCACTGAGCGGATCGGCCTGGTTCGTGGTCGGTGGCTCGCTCGCGGTGGCGCTGTTCACCCTGATGTTCCTCGGTCTCGTCGTCTCCTTCTCGGCGCTCTTTGGCGCGCTGGGCGGACGGCTCGGCGGCTGGATCGCCGAGCGCAGCGGTGGCGGTCGCCGTCCGGCGGCCAGCCACTGA